CTGTTCATTGGCATGACCGATATCCTTCCGTCGGTGAGGAGGGGGTCAACAAGACGAGTGGAGAGAACCAGACTCGTCAGAAGGGTCGTAATGTCCTGGCGTTGCACACCGGAGAACCACGGCGACCCGATGCTGCACTCGGCGAGGGGGTCAGCCGGCTTCGGCAGAGGAGCGTCCATGGTCCGCCGGGACAGTGATGCGCGTATCACGCTGTCGATTGTGCCGAGCCACCCGGGCATCCCTTCTCGCAGCAGCAAGCCAAGGCCGACACCGCGTGGTTGAGCGCCGAGATCTCTGTGCGGGGCGTCGCGAGCGGCGTTGATGACCTGCGAGCGGATCAGCTCGTATTGCGCGGTGAACTGCATGGTATCGAGCGGGAGCGCATCGACGGTCACAGCAGTTTTTTTCCGGCTGGTTCAGATAGGGAAGCAGTCTTCGCAGGATGCTCCGGGGGTGGGCACTGATGCCGCATCGTTCGACGAGTAGGGCAGCCAACTCCGCACCGCCTGGCATCTGTTCGCTCTCTCGTATGGCCTGCGCCAGGACAGCAAGATTCTCCTCGGTGAGCTTGTGCGGGCGCTTCGGTCCACGCTTGCGGGGCAACAGGCCAGGCAGGCCCTCGCGATTGAACAGCTCTCGCGTCACGTAATAGACCGGCCGAGACAACCCAAAGGCTTCTGCCGCCTCCACCACCGCACGCCCGTCCTTTTCCACGCTGCGCAGCATCTCGTATTTGACCTGGACCAGGTCGTTCGGGTCGAAGAATGCGCTGTCGCGGAAGAGCGGGTCCGCCACTGCCTCGGGATGCGGGTGGGATGCGCCCTGAGCTTCCAGGGCCTGCTGGCGGTGTGCGCGTTGGCGGGAGCCTATTGCCATACGGTGTCTCCTTAAGGTTGCCTGCGGGAGTGTCTTTATAATTATGTACACAATAAGATGAAAGATCAAGACAATGGGGACGCTGACTTGCGGAATATCCCGCAATTCCGCCGATCCATCTAGGCATACGGTTACCATAAGGGCGCTGCTTAACAGCGTTGGTGCATGGATCTTTTGTCAACGGTTTGGCGATAGGCAGGCAGGATCGAAATCAGCTTGATGCGAGTGCCATGCCGTACAAACACAACGCAGATCGTCGTCATCACGTCGGAAAGATGAAATTCAGGGTGACGAATTGGCGTGACTACGAAGCAGGTCTGCGCCGGCGTGGTAGCCTGACCTTATGGGTAACGCCGGAGGCACTGGCGGGATGGCGCGCTCCGCGACGCAAGACCCGCGGCGGCCAAGCCCGGTATTCCGAT
This region of Mesorhizobium huakuii genomic DNA includes:
- a CDS encoding helix-turn-helix domain-containing protein, with product MVTVCLDGSAELRDIPQVSVPIVLIFHLIVYIIIKTLPQATLRRHRMAIGSRQRAHRQQALEAQGASHPHPEAVADPLFRDSAFFDPNDLVQVKYEMLRSVEKDGRAVVEAAEAFGLSRPVYYVTRELFNREGLPGLLPRKRGPKRPHKLTEENLAVLAQAIRESEQMPGGAELAALLVERCGISAHPRSILRRLLPYLNQPEKNCCDRRCAPARYHAVHRAIRADPLAGHQRRSRRPAQRSRRSTTRCRPWLAAARRDARVARHNRQRDTRITVPADHGRSSAEAG